The Planctomycetia bacterium genome has a segment encoding these proteins:
- the hpnH gene encoding adenosyl-hopene transferase HpnH, with amino-acid sequence MASYVLRMRLRGMKRYPLVLMLEPLFRCNLACAGCGKIQFPADILKKNLSPEQCFRAVDECGAPMVSIPGGEPLLHPQIVEIVEGLVARKKYIYLCTNALKLAEFLPRFKPSKYLTFSVHMDGPREEHDHAVCREGTYDIAAEAIRLALKAGFRVTTNTTLFDGADPNRIRGFFDDMTKLGVEGMMISPGYSYEKAPDQEHFLRREKTIRLFRNLFEKPKGWVFNQSPLFLEFLQGKWDLECTPWGNPTYNVFGWQKPCYLVGEGYCESFQELLDTTAWADYGCKSGNPKCRDCMVHSGYEPSAVTSTFGSLAGFLRTARVSLFGPTRGKPLPEVASVRISGDSTGGTTTVHRTESGRLELPVLK; translated from the coding sequence GTGGCGTCGTATGTACTCCGCATGCGGCTGCGCGGCATGAAGCGGTATCCGCTCGTCTTGATGCTCGAGCCGCTGTTTCGTTGCAACCTCGCTTGCGCCGGCTGTGGCAAGATTCAGTTCCCGGCCGACATCTTGAAGAAGAATCTTTCGCCCGAGCAATGCTTTCGCGCCGTCGACGAATGCGGCGCGCCGATGGTTTCCATCCCCGGCGGCGAGCCCTTGCTGCACCCGCAGATCGTCGAGATCGTCGAGGGGTTGGTCGCGCGGAAGAAGTACATTTACCTTTGCACGAACGCCCTGAAGCTCGCCGAGTTTCTGCCACGGTTCAAGCCGTCGAAGTACCTGACTTTCTCGGTCCACATGGATGGCCCGCGCGAAGAACACGACCACGCCGTCTGTCGCGAAGGAACCTACGACATCGCCGCCGAAGCGATCCGCCTCGCCTTGAAGGCCGGCTTCCGCGTCACCACGAACACCACGCTCTTCGACGGCGCCGATCCGAACCGCATCCGCGGCTTCTTCGACGACATGACCAAGCTCGGCGTCGAAGGGATGATGATCTCTCCCGGCTACAGCTACGAAAAAGCTCCCGACCAAGAACACTTCCTCCGCCGCGAAAAAACGATCCGCCTCTTTCGCAACCTGTTCGAGAAGCCGAAGGGTTGGGTCTTCAATCAGTCGCCGCTGTTCCTCGAATTCCTGCAAGGCAAGTGGGACCTCGAATGCACCCCCTGGGGCAACCCGACGTACAACGTCTTCGGGTGGCAGAAGCCCTGCTACTTGGTCGGTGAAGGCTACTGCGAGTCGTTTCAAGAACTGCTCGACACCACCGCTTGGGCCGATTACGGCTGCAAGAGCGGCAACCCGAAGTGCCGCGATTGCATGGTCCACTCCGGCTACGAACCGAGCGCCGTAACGAGCACGTTCGGCTCGCTCGCCGGCTTCCTACGCACGGCCCGCGTGAGCCTCTTCGGCCCGACGCGCGGCAAGCCGCTGCCGGAAGTCGCCTCGGTACGCATCTCCGGCGATTCGACCGGCGGCACCACGACGGTTCACCGCACGGAGTCCGGCCGGCTGGAGCTCCCGGTCCTAAAATAG